CAGATCGGCCAGGCGCGGTCGAACAAATCGAGCTCCGGCACGACGTCGGTGAGATCGATATTGGCCGACCAGTAGGCGTCGACCGTGCCGACGTCGCGCCAATAGGCGCCGTTGTGGCCGTTGGTTCGCACGCAGGAGGTCGAGAACTGGTGCGCGATCGCGCGGCCGTTCTTGACGAGGTATGGAATGATGTCCTTGCCGAAATCGTGATTGGAGTTCGGGTCCTCGGCGTCGCGCTTGAGCTGGTCGAACAGGAATTTGGCGTTGAAGACGTAGATGCCCATGCTGGCGAGCGAGACGTCCGGCTTGCCCGGCATCGGCGGCGGATCTTTCGGCTTCTCCAGGAACTCCTGGATCCAGCCGTTCTCGTCGACATGCATGATACCGAAGCCCGAGGATTCCGCGCGTGGCATCTCCAGGCAGCCGACCGTGACGTCGGCGCCGCTCTCCACGTGCTGGCGCAGCATCACCTCGTAATCCATCTTGTAGATATGGTCGCCCGCCAGCACCACGATGAAGCGGCAGGCGTGGGATTCGATGATGTCGATGTTCTGGTAGACGGCGTCCGCCGTGCCGACATACCACATGTTCTCGGAGACGCGCTGGCTCGCGGGCAGGATGTCGAAGCTCTCGTTGCGCTCGGGGCGGAAGAAGTTCCAGCCCATCTGAAGATGGCGGATCAGGCTATGCGCCTTGTACTGGGTCGCCACCGCGATCCTTCGGATGCCTGAATTGACGGCATTCGACAGCGCGAAATCGATGATCCGGGATTTTCCGCCGAAATAGACGGCGGGCTTGGCGCGCCGGTCGGTCAGCTCCAGAAGCCGGCTACCGCGCCCCCCGGCCAGGACGAACGCCAGCGCCTGACGGGCAAGCGGCTCATTACCGACGGCACTCATGTCATCCTCCCACTCTGGCATTTCGGGGCTTTTTGTCGCGACAAGGCCCCGCGGTCCCGCGCCCACTGGAACCGATAGTAATGGTACGCATAGTAAATCGTGAAGTAGGTTGTTGGTTGCGAAGATGGGAAGCTTAATGCTTTCGTCTTGGCGATCCAGCAGCACGCCGGTGGGCGGGACTTGTGCGCCGCACGCAAAATCCGGCTTTGATTCGGCGCCGGGATACCCGATCATGGTGGTGCGATCCTTTTCCAAGCGGAACGTCACACAGGGAGTAAGACGATGAGGATTTGGAGAACGGCAATTGCCTGTGGCTTGGCCGGCGCGGTCGTCGCCGGCGAAATCCAGCAGGCGGCGGCAGCCCCGCTGCCGACCAACGTCGCGAGCATGAAGGCCGCGGCCAGCAACGATGTTACGCCGGTGCATTGGCGCGGCGGCGGCTGGGGAATAGGCATTGGCGGTCTCGCCGCCGGTGCGATCATCGGCGGCGCCATCGCAGCCGGTGCGCCGTACGGCTATGGCTATTATGGCCGCCCGTATTACGGCGGCTATGGATATCCCGGCTACGGCTATGGTTACGCGCCCGCCTATTACGGCTACGCCCCGGCTTATTCCTATCCACGCTATTATGGCTATCGCAGCTACTATCGGCCCTACCGCCCCTATTACGGCGGCTACTACCGGCCGTATCCGCGTCACTACTACCGCGCTTATTGGTGAGGTTGCGTGGCCAGAGCATGATCCGGAAACGTCCGAAGCGGTTTTCCGGAACGATCATGCTCAAACAATGAGCTGAAGCGCGATGAGGATTCGAGATCTCATCGCGCTTTAGAGCGAGAGCCAGACGAGCAGGCTCATGCATGCGAAATGCATGAGCGCGATCGCGGCGAGATGCAGCGGGCCGGCCTTGAGACTAGGCCAGCGCATTCCGTCGCTCTTTGCATTGTTGGACTTGCTCATGTCGTGAACACGGTGCGCTCCCTCCCCCGCATGCGGGGGAGGGTCGGGGAGAGGGGGCCTCTGCAAAGGGACAATCCCCTGGAGGAGAAAGCCCTCACCCGGCGCGCGAGCCTGCCGCCCACCGGAAGATCATCACGTCTAGTTCGACCCCGCCGTCGCGGCGGTGAAGCTGCGGTCGACGGCTTTGTTCACGTCGAGCTTCTTCGGCAGGATGCCGTAGCGCGTCGAGCGGTCGGAGGCCGCCTGCACCTCCTTCACCACGTTCTCGTCGATCACGATCGGGCTGGTGCGCTGTGCGGTGTAGGCCGAGAGCAGCACGTCTTCCGGCAGCTTGGTCAGCTCGGCCGTGTTCTTGGCGTACTCGGGCAGGTGATCCAGCGACCATAGCCGCGCCTTGTTGAGCCGCTGCACCAGGTCCTGCACCGCTGCGCGCTTGGTGGAGATGGCGTTGTCGGACGCGACGATGAAGGTGATGGTCGGCGTTAGTCCTTCGCCGTCGGCGATCACGCGGGCCTTGTCCTTCAGTGTCGCGAACGACACATAGGGCTCCCACACCGCCCAGGCATCGATCGAGCCGGCGAGCAGCGCGATCTTGGCGTCGACCGGCCCGAGCGGCGCGAAGGTCGCATCCTCCAGCTTGATCTCTGCCTTCTCCAGCGTGGCGTCGATCAGGAACTGGCCCCAGCCGCCACGTGTGCCGGCGAGCCGTTTTCCCTTGAGGTCGGCAGCCGATTTGATCGGCGAATCCTGGCGCACCAGGATGGCCTGCGTCTTCGCGTCCGATCTGGTGCCGCCGATCGCCTTGATCGGCGCGCCGGCCGCATAGACCGACAGGAACGAGAGATCGCCGGTATAGCCGACGTCGAGCGCACCGGCGTTGAGCGCCTCGAGGATCGGCGCGGCCGCGGGAAATTCCGACCATTCGATCTTGTAGGGCAGGTCTTTCGCATAGCCGGAGATCTCGAGCAGCGAGCGGTTGCCGCCCTTCTGGTCGCCGACGCGCAGCACGACGGTGTCGGCGGCGAACGATGCAGCAGCCGACGACAAGGTGACGGCGGCGGCAACCAGCGATGCCGCGAGACGGCGGGTGAGGGGATGATGAC
The nucleotide sequence above comes from Bradyrhizobium sp. NDS-1. Encoded proteins:
- the glgC gene encoding glucose-1-phosphate adenylyltransferase, with translation MSAVGNEPLARQALAFVLAGGRGSRLLELTDRRAKPAVYFGGKSRIIDFALSNAVNSGIRRIAVATQYKAHSLIRHLQMGWNFFRPERNESFDILPASQRVSENMWYVGTADAVYQNIDIIESHACRFIVVLAGDHIYKMDYEVMLRQHVESGADVTVGCLEMPRAESSGFGIMHVDENGWIQEFLEKPKDPPPMPGKPDVSLASMGIYVFNAKFLFDQLKRDAEDPNSNHDFGKDIIPYLVKNGRAIAHQFSTSCVRTNGHNGAYWRDVGTVDAYWSANIDLTDVVPELDLFDRAWPIWSYAEITPPAKFVHDEEARRGQAVSSLVSGGCIISGASLRRSLLFTGVRINSYANVENAVIMPYVNVGRGARLKNVVIDRGVEIPEGLVVGEDPDLDAKRFRTTEQGISLVTQPMIDGLNK
- a CDS encoding ABC transporter substrate-binding protein, whose protein sequence is MRINSRHHPLTRRLAASLVAAAVTLSSAAASFAADTVVLRVGDQKGGNRSLLEISGYAKDLPYKIEWSEFPAAAPILEALNAGALDVGYTGDLSFLSVYAAGAPIKAIGGTRSDAKTQAILVRQDSPIKSAADLKGKRLAGTRGGWGQFLIDATLEKAEIKLEDATFAPLGPVDAKIALLAGSIDAWAVWEPYVSFATLKDKARVIADGEGLTPTITFIVASDNAISTKRAAVQDLVQRLNKARLWSLDHLPEYAKNTAELTKLPEDVLLSAYTAQRTSPIVIDENVVKEVQAASDRSTRYGILPKKLDVNKAVDRSFTAATAGSN